ACACAGTCTTCAGTGACAAAGGGGACTGGTGAGGACATGAGGTCTCTATGACTTTTCATGTCATCTGGCTTTTTCACTAAAAACAAATCCAGTAGATTACCTAATTGCTACTCTCACACAGAGGAACTACCAACACAACAGCTTGTCTGGCAGTGAAACCGGGGTCTGAAAGTGCAGCTATTTCATGTGCTGTTGTCTGCAGTCTGGGCACTGGGACCGGTAAGGCTTGTTCACCTCCAATGGTTGACATGCAACTCTACTGAGTAGTCTGGTGGCTTTGCCCTTGACATCCTTCCTTGAATGGCAGGCTTAGCACTgtttcatcttcttttctttccatctttgaGGCcttaatgttttctttgtttctgagaACAAGGTGCCAGAACCAGTTTCTGGCTTAGTGGAATAGTTTCAGATTGCTGGAGAGGTTGGTGAGTTCTGAAAAGAACCTGACAAATATTGGGCAGGATGACACACAGTTTTTATGTGCAGCGTGCACCTGGACTTGCCCAGCATGACTCACTTCCCCATGGCCCAGCATCTGCCACTGTGTTTCACGAAGTCTGGTTGCATGTGGGTGATCTTCGTACAGCTTTGGCTTTAGCTTTGTGTAGGTTTCCCATTAGCCAGGGATGGTTCACCTCTTGATTTCAACATAATGTTGAAAGGGATGTTTGCACTGCAAAAGGGACTGTCCTAGAGTTCTTGAAACTGGCTCTTCTTGTCCCCAGTCCTGTCAGCAGCAACAAGGAGAAAATAGGTAAACTGTGTAATCCTCACCTTGCTTTAATATGTAATGTTTGCAGTTGGAATCTGCAATGGGAACAGTGAGCACAAGAGTCCTTGACAAGAGGAATGATGGGCATGAATGTTAGATCTGCCCCATGTTGttgtgctctgctgcctgtggggaTGTACCAGAGGTCTCAATGGTTTTGAAGAACAGCTATTGGGCATTTCAGTCTGAGATGGAGAACTTAAGAGACAAAGGGCATCTCTGAGTCTTTGTCATGCATAATGTTACAAGGagtacttaaaaataaattcaattactCTAGAAATTACGCTGTTGTACCTTGTGATGTACTTCTAATCTAGCAAAACTCCCATGTTATTGAGTATACCATAAACATCTTGGAGCAGAATTTTAGCTGACAGCTAATCTATCTTGAACTCTTCTGATGAGCCAGACCTACTCTCTGTTAAAAGCTGGCTAGCCACTTCTGTGTTTAACATCTTGGCCATGTAGGATTCACATCCACATTTTAAGAGTTGCTGCTAAATGCTGTGGGCAGTAGATGGGGCCTGTTCTCATTGATTTCTTGTGTTTATCCAACATATCTTTCTCATGGTACCATTTATTTTACACCTGTTTTATGCATTGCTCAATGTGTCTAGGTGAGTGCCATGTTGGCTAACTGGCTGTGTAGCCAGTACAGTAGTATCCCTTTTTTAGAGCAGCAGGGATTAAACTGAGGAGGATCAGTGTGGTATTTCCAGTAGGAAGAGCTATCCTTAATGACAAGGGAGGCAGGGTGTGCTTCATGAGGCTGAGACAGAGTGGCTTCTGTGTGCTGTGATCTGTAACTCTCTGTCTTCCTCTTCACCCTGGTTGTGTCTTGGCTGTTTGCTGTTTTAGTTTTTTGGCTggagctttctttttttctttatattactGCTTCAATTGGCAGACTCTGGTCTAAGTTATTTGTCTGCTCAATTAGTTTCaaggctaaaaataaaaaatatgtttgcttATCTGTTTTGGGAACAGGCGCATCAGGTGTCTGCAATGTGTTCCATAACATAGAGATAAGACTCTGGAACTGCATAGACTCACTCTGTGCAACATATACAAAGTTGTTCAAGCTgttgtaaaatgtttttcaggttCTAGATGGCTTCTAAGAAGTTGGGATCCGACTCTCATGGTAAGTGAAATTTAGCATCCTTGTCTTTTCAATAGGATGAATCCTACTATTGCTGCTTACTAATGTCCTAGCCTAGACAGTCCATAGAGACTAATCTGTTCAGCCTCTGAGTAGTTTTTTGTTAGGAATGAAGTGCCTTGGCTTCCTTCTTGCATAGTTGCTTGCTGATGTTGTGTTTGCTTGTTCTCTGATTAAACTGAAAATCAGTCTCTGGCTGTTCCCTGTTCCTTCATGGCAGAATAACACATTCTCCTTCCCCAACAAATTCCCCTTCAAAATCAAAGCTGAACTGCTCTGGTGTTTGCTGAAGTGGGCTTTAGATCTGTAGCATCTTCCTATGGAAATCACATGACAAGTTGAATTGAAAGTGAAGCTTTTAATACAACGTTGAATTGTGCTTCATTTTTGCTCAGCCATTAATTTCTCTCCTTAACTGGACAAACTTGGTTCAGAAGGCAGATGAAGAAAAGACaccatttttctgtcttctgcatATGAGATGCATAAAGTCATGCAGGTGATTGGTATCATAGAAGTTATTTGCCTGTAATGTCCTTAGTGTTTAGAAAATGGGGTGTAATTTGAGTGTAATTAATGTTGCTGTGGAACATTAAAGTTCAGTTTGTTGTATGTAATGTGGCTTCCTCAAATCAGTAATCATGACTTTTCAGGCTATCATAACTAATGCTTTTAGAAATTCAACCTTGATCTTTCTGGATAATTTTTCCAATAAAAGGGTCCTGGGGAATTCAGTTTTTCCTGGAGCTTTTTATTCAGTCTTGCAAGTGTAAagttgaagtaaaaaaataagaaatgtctCACTTAAATACTGGGTTACGGATTAATagaaatagcatttcaaaacttcatttttagaTGGTCTCCTTCTTTGCTGTGGCTCAGTGACCCTGCTGCAagacaagtaatttttttcatttggtagTTGCCAGCTATTCAGCAGTTGCTCCTGTGTCTAAAAACAATCTCTATGAACACTTTGATCTACTTGtcttttttgtctgtttttatttttctcctcaccTAACCAGACTAAtaaaggctgctcagggctaGAATTCAACATGTCTTAAATATTTCCCAGAACAGTATAGTGTGGTGGAACATGCCCTTGGCTTCAAAATAACCAGCTCCAAACAAATGGTGCTGTGAGCTGCTTGTAACTTGTGTGCTCCTTTGTGTACCCTCTGTTCCTAATCACACTGTCGCAGTACTATTTCTGAGGAGTAGTGGACCAACTTCCTTGTCTTAATTATGTCTTAAGAGATCAGCAGGACAgttgttttgttcttctctAGGTTTATCTCACTAAGTTTTGGTTTAGTGTAGAACATCCATCCCCAtggctgcctccagctcagTGTCTCTGGCAGGCTGATGAAATCAGTCAATATAGTTGATGTATCTCTTGTGATTATTGTTGAACTGCTTACTAGAGGTCAGAGGGCTgtcactgaatcacagaatgcttgaGGCTGGCAGAGACATCTGCAGATTGTTGTGTTCAAACCCCTGGCAGGGTCACCTAGCGCAGGCTGCTCAGGACCATGTTCAAATGGAGATGAAGATGGAAACACAAGATATGAGTGGAGGGAAAGGAATCCCTTTTCCTGTGTGGATTATGCCAAGTGTGGATTATGCTTCAATATTTCAGTTGTATTTTTGCTGTCACTGTAcaatttcaaagctttttaaCTCTGATTTCCAACAATTACATAAGTGGTTTGTGTGACCACAGCAACTAAGTTGCACATGGTTTCAAAACTGTTCCCCATTCATGCCTGATAactgttttggttgttttgttgttttttttttttctgaagtgtttctaTTTTGGTGTCAAACAGGACACTTCTATGAGTTACGCTGAAGTGAAGACTTGTAGTAGTTTGCTGTGCCAGAAATGTAGTACAGAGACCAGGCTGACAAGTACACTTTTGTCATGcctattttcagaaattactcAGTATGCTTTTAACTGATACAAGGATGAAGTGGCTAACAGACTTACTAAATAACAGTTTGGTAAAAACTTAAGTTGTTTCACTTGAACATGTGACTTTTGTAATAATATCTTTCATAATATCTTTTTTATGTAGGTTTTTCTTACTGCTCTAGAATGTGACAATTAAAACAATTTGCATCCTTTACTCCTCAGTGTGTGTGTTGTGATCtgctcacagaaagaaaaggatttatAGCTCTCTGGATAGGATTTCAGCTTTACCGAGCTAGTACTGTTCTGATTGGGCTGAATTCTATGTGCACAGGCGTTTTAACTCAGACTTTTTGCCATCAAATGTCCTAAACCATTTGAGGTGTTTTTAATATGCGCTTATGGGCTTTTTCTCATAGTTATATTCAGGATGAGATTATAGCAAgggtggtttttaaaaaaataagtatacTGGGGAACAAAGTAGGAAGTTTTTATTCCTTAGTCAAGCTTCTGAGGTTAAGCTGACAGCTTAATATAGCTAGTCTAGGCATGCTTAGTATTTATTTACTATGTGAAACAGGATTGCTGGTATGTAAACAGCAAAGTTTGTGCTTGCACCCTCTGTGTCTGGTATCTGCTTCAGGTGTAGTTGTGCAAGGGGAAGTGCCCACTACATAATGTAAATAGGTCTAATAAGACAAGGATTTACACACTGAGCAATTTGGCCTGGGAGATCCATGTGGAGAGGTAATCTTGCTGCACTTGGATCATCTGGTGTAGAGCAGCCAGTGGGACTAACAGGCCGTGGTAGCAGCAGTTGGCAGATCTGGTTGTCTCTGACCTGGCCATGATTTAccactccagctgcagaggctgCTACAGTTGTTATTTCTGTATAAGCAAATGCTTTGGCATATCAGGCTCTCAAGTTGTCAGCTCAAGTACAACTTGGATTCTGTGTTGCAAAGAGTGGTCATGTTGGCCATGCTGTCTGGATGCTGTGCAATGCTTGCATATGTGATTCCCAGTAAGGATCACTGAAAATACTGTCATGTTCTACctagaacatttttttttcatcctagAGGTGCAGGTGGGATGTAGGTTGTTCCTCCTGATAGTTTCAAAGTGTCCTAACAGGACTCTGTGACCACCCAGTGCGTGCACAGTATGAGAGCTCAAGTAATGACAGCATATAAACCTTTAACTGCAAATTGACAGGATGTTCTTGTTTATGAAAGCTGCTCAGCCTCTGGGAGTCTGTGGCTGCCTTATAGATGAATCAACAGTGAGGGAACACAAACAGTACTTACACTGCCATCTGAGTATGAAAATGAGTCAGATAAAAGCAGCAAGTCACAGTTCACTGACTGAGGAGAGCTTGGTCACTGAACGCCATCTCAGATGTTGCCACTAACGTCTTTCTGTATCTGTGTCACTCAGGAAGAAGCTACAAGTGAGGCCTAGAGTCATTCCTCAGATTGTTACACATGTCAGAAACCTTGCCTGTGATTCCAAAAGCTTAGACCAGTGATCCAAGAGACCACTTTCAGTTAATGGAAAAGCTGTTTAgtttgtattttggtttttctcatACTTCTTCACAGTTGCTCAAGGAAAACACACTAATACTGTGGCTGCTTGGGGTGGTTGAGCTCTAAGTGTTTTTTTCGTTTTGAATTTGCAGGAGAAGTGTCATCCTAGAAAAAATTTATGTATGTAGAGCTTGAAAAAGTTAGATTGCCTTGTTTCAAAAATTAGAATTGCTGTGTTAATAGCCTTAGTATTTCACCCTGTTTTGTTTAAAGTGgaatggttttgtttcattgctTTACATTTGTGACCACTTCTATCCAAATGCTACTTACTACTTGTATATCAAAACCTGGATTGTAGTTTTAGTTGTTCTGAAGCtgagtaattttaaaatctgctttgaCAAAAAATGATGGATCTTTTtatagagatagagatagaaTACAGTGTTCAGGAGAGCTTCAGCATCCAGTTGTGTAGGAATAGTGTTGTCACAAAGGAAACTAAGATACTGATTGCATTGATGTCAGTATCTGGTGGATTGTGATTATGAGAGggtttgcctttattttttttttcttttttttttttttttccttaacagtTATGGGCTAGGATTTAGGAATTAAACAAACTCTGACTAAACTTTCTAAACTAAGAGACACTGAGGTCCAAACAGTTTCAAACTCCATTTGTATTATCTGGTGTAGATGCTGCAGTGGAGATAAAATAGCTCCCAAGCACAACAACGTGAGCTTAAATTGAAAGCATGAAATTTGTGagttgtgggggtttttttatcaATACAATTCCTGCTTCTGATTTCAGGGCCTTTCAGTTACCTTGATGATGTCCCATTTAAGATAGGAGACAAGTTCAAAACCCCAGCAAAGGTTGGATTACCCATTGGTTTCTGTCTATCTGATTCTTCTCAGCTTGTCAGAGAAGCCCAGGTAAGTGATATTCTGCCTTCctgctctctctcccctcacTCCTGGCCCTAGCTTGTGGTGCTGTACCTTCCAAGTTATCACAGTTTGCACATGGACAGTCTTGTATTTCTAGAAGATCTGTTGGGCTATATAGAAAGTAAAATATGATGGGGCATGCAGAAAGCATCTAATTTTTATTGCCTTAAAAAGCCAttgggcttttatttttaagcatttgttTTAGTCTATCTGCTTCAAAGAAGCACAGTGGTTTTGTGTGCTTGTAGTTAGTTCCGAATGTTACCTTGACAAAATTTGAATATAGTTTTTAACAGGATAAATTCTAAGAACTGATACACCAGGCAATGacataattttcagtttttattttctgggtaGTTCTGAGTGACTGTTCTTTCCAAGCTGTGGGTTACAGCTTGGTACATGGATGGCTTCCCTGTCTTGAGGAGCATGtttctgataaaataaaatgttagtAGCATAAAATCAATTGCTTTAGCACAACTGTTGGAAATCTAATCTCCAAATGCAGGTTATGATACAGGATGTCTAATTGAATTATGCTTTCTCATTTGGATCCATTATTTTCCTTGACCAGTCCTAATTGATGATTGTTTTTACTTTGTCTGTGACATTGCTGCAGGtggttctgctttttttcttgctgtttttattCTCTCCCTGCCCTACATATTACCTTGTTATCCTACTTCATGGCTTTTCCCTCATAGCCATTAAACAACTACCTGATTTTCCTAGTACCCATATTTCCACTCAGGCTGGTGTGGGAGAGCCAAAGGAGATGCTGATGTCCTGTTGCTGGCTTGATTGTGCTGTGTCTTCATttttctgccaggctggggctcaGTCAGCATAGTGTGCCTGTTCAGACTGCAACACCCTGCACAGGGTGGACTGTGCATCTCACGGTGGAATTTGACTTTTTATAGCTGTAATGagtgctgttaaaaaaaaaaaaaagtgcaggaAATACAGCTTCCCACCCttatttttagtattaaaaaaaatgtggataTTTAAAGATGGAGTTAGGCTCCTCAGAATTTTGCCCTTTACAACTAAGCCACTCTGTGGTCAGTACACTGGTAATGAGTAGATGCCTCCTTGTGCTGATCTGGCCTTAAAGGACCTGATGTCAAGTGGAAAAAGCTTTTGAGATCCTGTCACATCAGTAACTACAGCGAAATCTGCTGCTGTCTGTATGCGTTGTCATTGGTGTAGCCACTGTATCCCCTTTGGCTGGTGAGGCACTGCACTGAAGTGGGAATGAAAATACTGCCTTAAACCAATATCAAGTCCCTGAGGAATCTTTTAGGGGACACTTGAGTAATACTGTATTGGCCTTTGGATGCAAAAATACTCTGCTGAATGACTTGTAGAACTAGCGGGCTGGGGATGGTTCAGTGGTGCCAGATCAGGGTGTGATTGTTCATCTAATAACTCATTAGACTTCCCCTTGCTACCTCGCTTGTCCTGGGGGAAGAGGGTGGGAGGGCTGTGAAACTGATCTTGGGATGATGAGTAGTTCTAAAGCAAAGCTAAGTGTAGGAAGGAGgcaaaatacagtattttaatccaggctgcagccagatTTTACTGTTAATGGCAAAATTAAGTACTTCTAGTGTCTGCCAGCTTTTTCACAACTGGCAGATTGACAAAATGTTGCTGTTCCTGGTAATTCACGTAGCTCTTATTCTCTTTGCATTAATTTATGTTGCTGTTAGAAGTAGCAGCTATGATCCTTATAACTTACCTTTTTTACTTCcccttctcttctttttacCTCCATTCAGTATGACTTctcactggaaaagaaaacaattgaGTGGGCTGAAGACATCAAAAAAAttcaggctgcccagagagaaGCTGAACGCAAGGCAGAAGCAGCTCTAGCAAACTcaaaagcagctccagaggaCAGCACCAAGATGGGGTTCTCAGAGGGACCTTGCCCTGAAGCCATGCCTCCACCTATTAACCCCATCCTTGCTAGCCTGCAGCACAATAATATTCTGACTCCTACCCCAGCCAACACCAGCTCTGTGAAGCAAAAGGTCCTCAGTCCACCTCGTCCAAAGGCAGATTTCAACCCAGCTGATTTTGAATGCGAAGAAGACCCTTTTGACAAATTGGAATTAAAAACTATCGATGATaaggaggaattaaaaaatatccttGAAATTCATGTTGGTACTACTGGGCCAATTGTTGCCCAGCTGTTAGATAATACATTGCCTAAAGGAGGGTCTGAGTCTGTGTTGCAAGATGAGGAAGTTCTGGCATCCATAGAAAAGGCCACGTTGGACTTCAAACCCCTTCACAAACCCAATGGCTTTATCACTTTACCACAGTTGGGAAACTGTGAAAAGATGTCCTTGTCTTCCAAAGTGTCCCTTTCCCCCATCACTTCAGTGAGCAATATCAAATCCCTGTCATTCCCTAAGCTTGACTCCGATGAGGGTGATCAGAAATCATCAAAGCTCACGAGCACTTTCCACAGCACTACCTGTCTCCGCAACGGCACTTTGCTCAGCTCTTTGCAGACCTGTGCTCAGAGCAAAGCCAGTGAACTGAATGGACACCATATGCTTGGTCTTTCCGCTCTAAATGAGGACAGTGGCAGGGAGACATTATCCTCTTCATCCAGGCTGTCTTCCCTGGCTGTTTCGACTGTTTGTACAGAAGAAGAATCATCTCAAAGCACATCGATTACGGTAAACATGGAGTAGAGTCAAATTGGGGTTGCTGGTGAGAGGTAGTAGTGCAGAGGCAGCTCTTGCCTCTAAATAGCCCTGTTGCTTTGCTTATGATTTCATTTACTAGGAGTGAATTGTAGATCCTCTTAATTTACATGGTGAATTGATCAGTCAAACAGGTCTTTGTGGTCTAATCCTCAGATTATTACCCtgaattttccccaaatttgaCATTTTTAGACCAAATCCAGTGATTGTTTTTTCAGCTCTCATTTTTTGTTGAGCCTTTGAGCTAAGCATATAAGGCATCTTCTGTGTACAGTCCTGCATTTTGTCCTACCCAGATGAGATATATTAGATTCTGAAGTGCTGTTAGGCTTTGAATCACAtctcttctggttttcttccttggtttgcttgtttatttgctggaaataatgggaaatgCAGGCTTCTTAAGGAATAGAAGTAATATAGAAGTAATAATAGGTTAAAACACACAGATATGGTGTGTcattcagggaagaaaaaagtgctTGCAGTTGACCTACAGTGAAGtaagcctatttttttttttttagtttcagttttcttcctgaGATCCTTTAAAAACCTAATCTttaacaggaaataaaatataatgatGTGAAATCTTGTATTTGCCCTTTCTTGTGAAGAAGGATGGAGTCATTGCTCAGTGAAGACCAAAAACAGTCTTGAAGATCatcttgtatttttaatgttatagTTGGTCACCATACAGCACTGAGATGGGAGATTGACTCTTCCTCAATCTTGTTGCAAGTTCTAAAATGATTTTGAGAATAGTAACTTCACATCAGGTGTTGTTTTTGTCTCTTTGCGAATAAGAACAGagactgtggggtttttttacgAAGAACTGCAGATCAGGACACCAGTACTCATGAAGCCTAGTGAAAGCTGTGTATTCAAATCCTCTCGCTTGTTCTAAAATaatctggggttttttctctGTCCAATATAGGCAGTGTttcagtgattctgtggttttagTGTCATGCTGTAGGTTTTTGTGTGACACCATGTGCTGTGAAACAAGTGATGATGCTACATCTCCCTTTTGTCCTTCCAGTTCTTTTCAGGGTTAGATAAATGCACTCATAATTGTGAAGTACAATATTCTGGGAAACAGTGTATCTGACAGAGCAGAACAGTTGATTGTTGATGACTGGAACAAATTCAATACTGTTAActttggcaggagcagcagtgtgcTGAGCACCTGCTcgctgctgcaggtcacaggTGTGAGGGGGCCTCTATGACCTCAGTTATGGAACATATATCATCTCTGGGGATGAAAGATCACTTACAACTAGACAGAGCGGCATTAAGATGCCTAAATTTACACTCAAACTATTCAAATCTCTCTGctgaattaaatttaaaatttttaaagaccAAGAGGGAAAGTGTATTCTTGATAATGTTGTAAGGGAAGATgcaaagtgggaaa
This sequence is a window from Vidua chalybeata isolate OUT-0048 chromosome Z, bVidCha1 merged haplotype, whole genome shotgun sequence. Protein-coding genes within it:
- the LOC128781631 gene encoding ubiquitin-associated protein 1-like isoform X1; translation: MASKKLGSDSHGPFSYLDDVPFKIGDKFKTPAKVGLPIGFCLSDSSQLVREAQYDFSLEKKTIEWAEDIKKIQAAQREAERKAEAALANSKAAPEDSTKMGFSEGPCPEAMPPPINPILASLQHNNILTPTPANTSSVKQKVLSPPRPKADFNPADFECEEDPFDKLELKTIDDKEELKNILEIHVGTTGPIVAQLLDNTLPKGGSESVLQDEEVLASIEKATLDFKPLHKPNGFITLPQLGNCEKMSLSSKVSLSPITSVSNIKSLSFPKLDSDEGDQKSSKLTSTFHSTTCLRNGTLLSSLQTCAQSKASELNGHHMLGLSALNEDSGRETLSSSSRLSSLAVSTVCTEEESSQSTSITQVHPDYQETEIPVVTPQNFAVSKVPNNSSCMKWPGSLAAELQQGLSPSERHCVETVVNMGYSPENVLKAMKKKGQNIDQVLDYLFTHGQLCEKGFDPLLVEAALEMHQCSEEKITELLQLMSQFKEMGFELKDIKEVLLLHNNDQHNALEDLMARAGAS
- the LOC128781631 gene encoding ubiquitin-associated protein 1-like isoform X2, producing MASKKLGSDSHGPFSYLDDVPFKIGDKFKTPAKVGLPIGFCLSDSSQLVREAQYDFSLEKKTIEWAEDIKKIQAAQREAERKAEAALANSKAAPEDSTKMGFSEGPCPEAMPPPINPILASLQHNNILTPTPANTSSVKQKVLSPPRPKADFNPADFECEEDPFDKLELKTIDDKEELKNILEIHVGTTGPIVAQLLDNTLPKGGSESVLQDEEVLASIEKATLDFKPLHKPNGFITLPQLGNCEKMSLSSKVSLSPITSVSNIKSLSFPKLDSDEGDQKSSKLTSTFHSTTCLRNGTLLSSLQTCAQSKASELNGHHMLGLSALNEDSGRETLSSSSRLSSLAVSTVCTEEESSQSTSITVHPDYQETEIPVVTPQNFAVSKVPNNSSCMKWPGSLAAELQQGLSPSERHCVETVVNMGYSPENVLKAMKKKGQNIDQVLDYLFTHGQLCEKGFDPLLVEAALEMHQCSEEKITELLQLMSQFKEMGFELKDIKEVLLLHNNDQHNALEDLMARAGAS